In the genome of Ptychodera flava strain L36383 chromosome 13, AS_Pfla_20210202, whole genome shotgun sequence, one region contains:
- the LOC139148168 gene encoding cytosolic beta-glucosidase-like: MAKLSVIVLALLFVVVSRVSSEEPYFVYPEIYNDPERDAFLFDKFPDGFKWCAATSSYQIEGGWNADGKGVNIWDTFSHEPGNVQNDDNGDVACDSYNKWKEDVKLLEDMKVMNYRFSISWARILPDGTRGSENEAGVDYYNNLINDLVAAGIEPYVTLYHWDLPQALVDSYDGWMGEEIVDDFGDYARFCYEKFGDRVKYWITLNEPYIIAQLGYEYGSHAPGVSGNGDKTYIVSHNLIKSHAKAWHIYNDEFRSTQNGLIGITLNSDWFEPENRDEQADLDASERMMQFMLGWYAHPIFLGDYPEVMKNRIANLSAHQGLNESRLPEFTAEEIEYIKDTSDFFGLNHYTSLLVNDNVDHEPDPPSWDKDHGVNRFPGENWPRAESEWLYSVPWGIRRLLVWIKEEYGDPSVYVTENGFSTADIDDLNDQGRIDYYRSYINEVLKATIVDNVNVQAYTAWSLMDNFEWAEGYTERFGIHYVDFNDDERPRSQKESAKEYARIVANNGFEKGVSAASTQRFGLAVFICCVLFHLRRFVN, translated from the exons ATGGCGAAGCTCAGCGTGATCGTTCTTGCTCTACTGTTCGTGGTCGTTTCCAGAGTGTCGTCAGAGGAACCATATTTCGTTTATCCGGAGATCTACAACGATCCTGAGAGGGACGCGTTCTTGTTCGACAAATTTCCCGACGGCTTCAAGTGGTGTGCCGCCACTTCGTCATATCAAATCGAAGGTGGCTGGAATGCTGATGGCAAGGGAGTTAATATATGGGACACGTTTTCCCACGAACCCGGCAATGTCCAAAACGACGACAATGGCGATGTTGCCTGCGACAGTTACAACAAGTGGAAGGAAGATGTAAAGCTCTTAGAAGACATGAAAGTAATGAACTATAGGTTCTCGATTAGTTGGGCCAGAATTTTACCTGATGGTACGAGGGGTAGTGAGAACGAAGCTGGAGTTGACTACTACAATAATTTGATCAATGATCTCGTTGCTGCTGGCATCGAACCGTACGTGACTCTCTATCACTGGGACTTGCCACAAGCACTTGTCGACAGTTATGACGGGTGGATGGGGGAAGAAATCGTCGACGATTTCGGGGATTACGCCAGGTTTTGTTATGAAAAGTTTGGCGACCGCGTCAAATACTGGATTACGCTTAACGAACCCTACATCATAGCACAACTGGGATATGAGTATGGCAGTCATGCACCAGGCGTCAGCGGCAATGGCGACAAGACGTACATCGTGTCCCATAACTTAATTAAATCCCACGCCAAAGCGTGGCATATCTACAATGATGAATTTCGTTCGACGCAAAATGGTCTCATTGGTATCACTCTCAATAGTGACTGGTTCGAGCCTGAAAACAGGGACGAGCAAGCCGATCTTGATGCCTCGGAGCGTATGATGCAGTTCATGCTTGGATGGTACGCACATCCGATCTTTCTTGGCGATTACCCGGAAGTCATGAAGAACAGAATTGCCAATCTCAGTGCACATCAAGGACTTAACGAATCAAGACTCCCCGAGTTCACTGCCGAAGAAATAGAATACATAAAGGACACTAGTGATTTCTTTGGACTCAACCACTACACTTCACTGTTGGTTAACGACAACGTCGACCACGAACCTGACCCGCCAAGCTGGGACAAAGACCACGGCGTCAATAGATTCCCTGGAGAAAACTGGCCGAGAGCGGAGTCGGAATGGCTGTACTCAGTGCCTTGGGGAATTCGACGTTTGTTGGTTTGGATAAAAGAAGAATACGGAGACCCTTCCGTGTACGTGACGGAGAACGGTTTCTCCACAGCAGACATCGACGACCTGAATGACCAAGGCAGGATTGACTACTACAGGAGTTACATCAACGAAGTCCTGAAGG CTACTATCGTTGATAACGTCAACGTACAGGCTTACACAGCGTGGTCCCTGATGGATAACTTTGAATGGGCGGAAGGTTACACTGAGAGGTTCGGTATACACTACGTAGATTTCAACGACGATGAACGACCACGCTCCCAGAAAGAATCCGCCAAGGAGTACGCTAGGATTGTGGCCAACAACGGTTTCGAAAAGGGTGTGTCAGCCGCATCCACTCAGCGCTTCGGATTAGCCGTGTTCATTTGTTGTGTATTATTCCACTTGAGGAGGTTTGTCAATTGA
- the LOC139148755 gene encoding uncharacterized protein: protein MASSKPAPATAGQTFVAAYTNQASHQPRDILPGPSTSGQQRQPATAINDAQGTPPAENKSSQADEIAALKKQIKKLQDMAESASVEDALAKVMELAHTPVHGPEGL, encoded by the exons ATGGCTTCGTCTAAACCGGCACCCGCCACGGCTGGTCAAACGTTTGTTGCAGCGTATACCAACCAAGCAAGTCACCAACCCCGGGATATTCTTCCAGGCCCGAGCACTTCGGGGCAGCAACGGCAGCCAGCTACAGCCATCAATGATGCACAGGGAACACCACCTGCTGAAAATAAAAGCTCGCAG GCGGACGAGATTGCGGCTCTGAAGAAGCAGATAAAAAAACTGCAGGACATGGCCGAGTCGGCATCCGTTGAAGACGCTCTTGCTAAAGTAATGGAGTTGGCTCATACACCGGTTCACGGCCCGGAGGGACTGTGA